From one Burkholderia latens genomic stretch:
- a CDS encoding alpha/beta fold hydrolase, which produces MPDTVNTRRRLILGSTLASLSLADLGFSALANAQPAPAASTSKGAAGAASLGKIHQIDAGVLNVGYADLGPKNGPVVFLLHGWPYDIYSYADVAPLLTAAGYRVIVPYLRGYGSTTFRSADTVRNGQQAVTAVDIVALMDALKIDSAVFGGYDWGARTADVIAALWPQRVKALVSVSGYLIGSQAANAKPLPPQAELQWWYQFYFATERGAIGYAENRDAFNKLIWQLASPKWQFSDETFARSAASFQNPDHVAVVIHNYRWRLGLAKGEAQYDDIERRLAAGPVITVPTITMEGDANGAPHPQPAAYAKKFTGKYQHRTITGGIGHNLPQEAPQAFADAILQVEHL; this is translated from the coding sequence ACCCGCCGCCGCCTGATCCTGGGCTCGACACTCGCGAGCCTGAGCCTGGCCGATCTAGGCTTCAGCGCGCTCGCGAATGCGCAGCCGGCGCCCGCCGCATCGACATCGAAGGGCGCGGCCGGCGCCGCGTCGCTCGGCAAGATCCACCAGATCGACGCGGGTGTGCTGAACGTCGGGTATGCGGATCTCGGCCCGAAGAACGGCCCGGTCGTGTTCCTGCTGCACGGCTGGCCGTACGACATCTACAGCTACGCCGACGTCGCGCCGCTGCTGACGGCGGCCGGCTATCGCGTGATCGTCCCGTACCTGCGCGGTTACGGTTCGACGACGTTCCGCTCCGCCGACACGGTGCGCAACGGCCAGCAGGCCGTGACGGCCGTCGACATCGTCGCGCTGATGGATGCGCTGAAGATCGACAGCGCGGTGTTCGGCGGCTACGACTGGGGCGCGCGCACGGCCGACGTCATCGCGGCGCTGTGGCCGCAGCGCGTCAAGGCGCTGGTGTCGGTGAGCGGCTACCTGATCGGCAGCCAGGCGGCGAACGCCAAGCCGTTGCCGCCGCAGGCCGAATTGCAGTGGTGGTATCAGTTCTACTTCGCGACGGAGCGCGGCGCAATCGGTTACGCGGAGAATCGCGATGCATTCAACAAGCTGATCTGGCAGCTCGCGTCGCCGAAGTGGCAGTTCTCCGACGAAACGTTCGCGCGCAGCGCCGCATCGTTCCAGAATCCCGATCACGTTGCGGTCGTGATTCACAACTACCGCTGGCGCCTCGGCCTCGCGAAGGGCGAAGCGCAATACGACGACATCGAGCGGCGTCTTGCGGCCGGTCCGGTAATCACCGTGCCGACGATCACGATGGAAGGCGACGCGAACGGCGCGCCGCACCCGCAACCAGCCGCGTATGCGAAGAAGTTCACGGGCAAGTACCAGCACCGGACGATCACCGGCGGCATCGGCCACAACCTGCCGCAGGAAGCGCCGCAGGCGTTCGCCGACGCGATCCTGCAAGTGGAGCATCTGTGA
- a CDS encoding cytochrome P460 family protein translates to MRADTHVLRAGGARRVLIAGVLLAGALAASGPAALAEQPKPAASPIYGVTIPPGYRKWEMVAPAEEAAPLDELRVVLGNPVAIRALEQSTLPFPDGTILVKLAYKRKQSDEFPPATVPGQATTVQVMVKDSRRYASTGGWGFGRFINGVPADIGQHQTCFACHQARVKNHDYVFTRLAP, encoded by the coding sequence ATGCGCGCGGATACTCACGTTTTGCGCGCCGGCGGCGCGCGCCGTGTGCTGATCGCGGGCGTGCTGCTCGCCGGCGCGCTGGCGGCAAGCGGCCCGGCCGCGCTGGCCGAGCAGCCGAAGCCGGCCGCGTCGCCGATCTACGGCGTGACGATTCCGCCCGGTTACCGGAAGTGGGAAATGGTCGCGCCGGCCGAGGAGGCGGCGCCGCTCGACGAGTTGCGCGTGGTGCTCGGCAATCCCGTCGCGATTCGAGCGCTCGAACAGTCGACGCTGCCGTTTCCGGACGGCACGATCCTCGTGAAGCTCGCGTACAAGCGCAAGCAGTCGGACGAATTCCCGCCGGCGACGGTGCCGGGCCAGGCGACGACCGTGCAGGTGATGGTGAAGGATTCGCGGCGCTATGCGTCGACGGGCGGCTGGGGTTTCGGGCGCTTCATCAACGGCGTGCCGGCCGATATCGGCCAGCACCAGACGTGCTTCGCCTGTCATCAGGCGCGCGTGAAGAATCACGATTATGTGTTCACGCGGCTCGCGCCTTGA
- a CDS encoding DUF4148 domain-containing protein: MKAARILAVAVLAAIPALSFADTGHGLTRADVRADLVRLEKAGYSPAGSEAHYPDDIAAAESAVAAAEQVARSDQNGPSKSQGDNVAAVAPAARFAAAGPRAAHNVRSTRTDADDLYAHS; encoded by the coding sequence ATGAAAGCCGCTCGAATCCTCGCAGTTGCCGTACTCGCCGCGATCCCCGCTTTGTCGTTTGCCGATACCGGCCATGGTCTCACGCGTGCCGACGTGCGCGCCGATCTCGTCCGGCTCGAGAAGGCCGGCTACAGCCCGGCCGGCAGCGAAGCGCATTACCCGGACGACATCGCCGCTGCGGAGAGCGCTGTCGCGGCCGCCGAGCAGGTCGCCCGTTCCGACCAGAACGGCCCGTCGAAGTCGCAGGGCGACAACGTCGCCGCCGTCGCGCCGGCCGCCCGCTTCGCCGCGGCGGGACCGCGCGCCGCGCACAACGTACGCAGCACACGCACGGATGCCGACGATCTGTACGCGCATTCGTAA
- a CDS encoding alpha/beta fold hydrolase, with protein MVGLTKRVLVSAAVLGGLFGAMTAQAAPKDDLKGTNVVLVHGAFADGSSWNRVIPLLEARGLHVVAVQNPLSSLADDAAATKRAIDAQTGPVVLVGHSWAGVVISDAGNDDKVKSLVYVAAFAPDNGQSIADVTQGLPAPAWAGELRKDAGGFTTLSDNAIAHDFAPDLPPAQQRVVAATQGPWYGGCISEKVTQAAWHVKPSSFVVATQDRMIDPKLQDAMAKRIGATVTRVNGSHVAMLSQPKAVADAIIAAAERAKHDAQ; from the coding sequence ATGGTCGGTTTGACGAAACGGGTTCTGGTGTCCGCGGCGGTGCTCGGCGGGCTGTTCGGTGCGATGACGGCGCAGGCGGCGCCGAAGGACGATCTGAAAGGCACGAACGTCGTACTCGTGCACGGCGCGTTCGCGGACGGGTCGAGCTGGAATCGCGTCATTCCGCTGCTCGAGGCGCGTGGGCTGCATGTGGTCGCGGTGCAGAATCCGCTGAGCTCGCTCGCCGACGATGCGGCCGCGACGAAACGTGCGATCGACGCGCAGACGGGCCCTGTCGTGCTGGTCGGCCACTCGTGGGCCGGCGTCGTGATCAGCGACGCGGGCAATGACGACAAGGTGAAGTCGCTCGTCTACGTCGCCGCGTTCGCGCCGGACAACGGCCAGTCGATTGCCGACGTGACGCAGGGGTTGCCGGCGCCTGCATGGGCCGGCGAGCTGCGCAAGGACGCCGGCGGCTTCACGACGCTGTCGGACAACGCGATCGCGCACGATTTCGCACCTGACTTGCCGCCCGCGCAGCAGCGCGTCGTCGCGGCGACGCAAGGACCGTGGTACGGCGGCTGCATTTCGGAGAAGGTGACGCAGGCCGCATGGCACGTGAAGCCGTCGTCGTTCGTCGTCGCGACGCAGGATCGGATGATCGATCCTAAACTGCAGGATGCGATGGCGAAGCGGATCGGTGCGACGGTCACGCGCGTGAACGGCAGCCACGTCGCGATGCTGAGCCAGCCGAAGGCCGTGGCCGACGCGATCATCGCGGCAGCGGAACGTGCGAAGCACGATGCGCAGTGA
- a CDS encoding amidase family protein, which yields MTQQLWKLSATEIAKRVRQREVSAREVADAALARLDAVNPAINAVVEHRPDDVRRQADEVDRAIARGDDPGPLAGVPVTVKINVDVAAFATTNGTRLQEHLIANADSPSVSNLRKAGAVLLGRSNSPTFALRWFTSNLVHGHTYNPRNRSLTPGGSSGGAAAAVAAGIGALALGTDIGGSVRYPAYACGVHGIRPSLGRVPAFNASSPERAIGAQLMSTTGPIARTIDDLALALRALAAPDLRDPWYVPVPIDGRDVARRAALCVRPGGLQVAPEVEAALRDAARRLVDAGWTVDEIDDTPPMREAALLQEQLWLGDGFDALANAVASDGDPGAAAVIAGVRGKVRDLPADVISRALVQRTTLTRQWRLFLDEYAVLLLPVSSELPFADDLDRQGPEGFARVWEAQLTLRALPAMGLPGLAVTTGSVGDVPVGVQVVAAHHREDLCLLAGRDIEARGASIDVVDPAA from the coding sequence ATGACGCAGCAGCTGTGGAAATTGTCGGCGACCGAGATCGCGAAGCGGGTGCGGCAACGTGAAGTGTCGGCGCGGGAAGTGGCGGATGCGGCGCTGGCCCGTCTCGACGCGGTGAATCCGGCGATCAACGCGGTGGTCGAGCATCGCCCCGACGACGTGCGCCGGCAGGCCGATGAAGTCGATCGCGCGATCGCGCGCGGCGACGATCCAGGCCCCCTGGCCGGTGTGCCGGTGACCGTGAAGATCAACGTCGACGTCGCGGCATTCGCGACGACCAACGGCACGCGGTTGCAGGAACACCTGATCGCGAACGCCGACAGCCCGTCCGTCTCGAACCTCAGAAAAGCCGGTGCGGTGCTGCTCGGCCGCAGCAATTCGCCGACGTTCGCGCTGCGCTGGTTCACGTCGAATCTCGTGCACGGTCATACGTACAATCCGCGCAACCGCTCGCTGACGCCGGGCGGGTCGAGCGGCGGCGCGGCGGCCGCGGTGGCGGCCGGGATCGGTGCGCTCGCGCTCGGCACGGACATCGGCGGCTCGGTGCGCTACCCGGCCTATGCGTGCGGCGTGCACGGCATCCGCCCGTCGCTCGGGCGTGTGCCGGCGTTCAATGCATCGTCGCCGGAGCGCGCGATCGGCGCGCAACTGATGTCGACGACGGGGCCGATCGCGCGCACGATCGACGATCTCGCGCTCGCGCTGCGCGCGCTCGCCGCGCCGGACCTGCGCGATCCGTGGTACGTGCCGGTGCCGATCGACGGACGCGACGTGGCGAGGCGTGCGGCGCTGTGCGTGCGGCCGGGCGGCCTGCAGGTCGCGCCCGAAGTCGAGGCTGCGTTGCGCGATGCCGCACGCCGGCTCGTCGATGCCGGGTGGACCGTCGATGAAATCGACGACACGCCGCCGATGCGCGAGGCCGCGCTGTTGCAGGAGCAACTCTGGCTCGGCGACGGATTCGACGCGCTGGCGAACGCGGTCGCGAGCGACGGCGATCCAGGCGCGGCCGCGGTGATCGCCGGTGTGCGCGGCAAGGTGCGCGATCTGCCGGCCGACGTGATCAGCCGCGCGCTCGTGCAGCGCACGACGCTGACGCGGCAGTGGCGGCTATTCCTCGACGAATACGCGGTGTTGCTGTTGCCCGTGTCGTCGGAACTGCCATTCGCCGACGATCTCGATCGGCAAGGGCCGGAAGGTTTCGCGCGGGTATGGGAAGCACAATTGACGCTGCGTGCTCTGCCGGCGATGGGACTGCCGGGGCTGGCGGTGACGACGGGAAGCGTCGGCGACGTGCCGGTCGGCGTGCAGGTGGTCGCCGCGCATCATCGCGAGGATCTGTGTCTGCTCGCCGGGCGCGATATCGAGGCGCGCGGCGCGTCGATCGATGTGGTCGATCCGGCTGCGTGA
- a CDS encoding LysE family translocator, with the protein MSTPVHSLLPLAGVLLLSVASPGPNFVIVTSTAVAQRRAGVITALGLAAASGTWAAIAIAGLSVLVTHVGWVHTALRLAGAAYLIWLGLKMVLNARKPLAVSARTVSAGWHAAKKGFVASMTNPKAVAFYGSIFALMVPAHAPAWFNVTVVALSIAISGAWYCTMALLASHPSVRGLLVRRKAAIDTTAGVLLMGLGGRMLAGR; encoded by the coding sequence ATGTCGACTCCCGTCCACTCCCTGCTGCCGCTCGCCGGCGTCCTGCTGCTCAGCGTTGCCAGCCCGGGCCCGAACTTCGTGATCGTGACATCGACCGCGGTCGCGCAGCGCCGTGCCGGCGTGATCACCGCTCTGGGGCTCGCCGCCGCATCGGGCACCTGGGCCGCGATTGCGATTGCCGGCCTGAGCGTGCTGGTAACGCACGTCGGCTGGGTGCACACCGCGCTGCGGCTGGCAGGCGCCGCCTATCTGATCTGGCTCGGCCTGAAGATGGTGCTGAACGCGCGCAAGCCGTTGGCCGTGTCGGCGCGCACGGTGTCCGCGGGCTGGCACGCGGCGAAGAAAGGCTTTGTCGCCAGCATGACGAACCCGAAGGCCGTCGCGTTCTACGGCAGCATCTTCGCGTTGATGGTCCCCGCCCATGCGCCGGCGTGGTTCAATGTCACAGTCGTCGCATTGTCGATCGCGATTTCGGGCGCGTGGTACTGCACGATGGCGCTGCTCGCGTCGCACCCGTCGGTGCGCGGGCTGCTGGTCCGACGCAAGGCCGCGATCGATACGACGGCCGGGGTGCTGCTGATGGGGCTTGGCGGACGGATGCTGGCGGGGCGTTGA
- a CDS encoding porin has product MTRIVVAGGIGAVFVAAASSAFAQSSVTLYGLVDTAIRYQTNAGPDGKDLVGMTVGPETHSRWGLRGSEDLGGGLSAIFRLENGFELGDGKLHVANTLFSRQAYVGLSSNRYGALTFGNQYAPLYDTMGDVFDPMTVGDYWQDSWAYNGIGNYLTVPNSVKYKFSYNGFDVDAIYGFGNHAGAMGLDSTYGVELTYARGPASINAGFQQTSVSSVNGSAVNGAKVNFVHVSGAYQVTQTVRVLAGWLHGQDKTGTTDFNMQQGGAPALRGGSPNRIDDTFYVGANWQATAPLLITVAGYYGHARNAERLDGTLGSGINYSATVLAEYALSKHTEIYGTADFARGNGAFAADYPGVTNRQTGRVDQIGRTNNVGVAIGLRQMF; this is encoded by the coding sequence ATGACCCGCATCGTCGTTGCCGGTGGTATCGGCGCGGTTTTCGTCGCCGCAGCATCGTCTGCGTTCGCGCAGAGTTCCGTCACGTTGTATGGCCTCGTCGATACGGCGATTCGTTATCAGACCAACGCCGGCCCTGACGGCAAGGATCTGGTCGGCATGACCGTCGGTCCGGAAACGCACAGCCGCTGGGGCTTGCGCGGCAGCGAGGATCTCGGCGGCGGGCTGTCGGCGATCTTCCGTCTCGAGAACGGCTTCGAGCTCGGCGACGGCAAGCTCCACGTCGCGAACACGTTGTTCAGCCGACAAGCGTACGTCGGCCTGTCGAGCAACCGGTACGGGGCGCTGACCTTCGGTAACCAGTACGCGCCGCTGTACGACACGATGGGCGACGTATTCGATCCGATGACCGTCGGCGACTACTGGCAGGACAGCTGGGCGTACAACGGCATCGGCAACTACCTGACGGTGCCGAATTCGGTGAAGTACAAGTTCTCGTACAACGGCTTCGACGTCGATGCGATCTACGGTTTCGGCAATCATGCCGGTGCAATGGGCCTGGACAGCACGTACGGTGTCGAACTCACCTACGCGCGAGGTCCCGCATCGATCAACGCCGGCTTTCAGCAAACGTCGGTGTCGTCGGTGAACGGCAGCGCGGTCAACGGTGCGAAGGTGAATTTCGTGCACGTGAGCGGCGCGTACCAGGTTACGCAGACGGTGCGCGTGCTGGCCGGCTGGCTGCATGGGCAGGACAAGACGGGGACGACCGACTTCAACATGCAGCAAGGCGGCGCACCCGCGTTGCGCGGCGGCAGCCCCAACCGGATCGACGATACGTTCTATGTGGGCGCGAACTGGCAGGCCACCGCGCCGTTGCTGATCACGGTCGCCGGCTACTACGGCCACGCGCGCAACGCGGAGCGGCTCGACGGCACGCTCGGTTCCGGGATCAATTATTCGGCGACCGTGCTCGCCGAGTATGCATTGTCGAAGCACACGGAGATATACGGGACGGCCGACTTCGCACGCGGCAACGGCGCGTTCGCCGCCGATTATCCCGGCGTCACCAACCGGCAGACGGGGAGGGTCGACCAGATCGGCCGGACCAACAACGTCGGCGTCGCGATCGGCCTGCGCCAGATGTTCTGA